In one Paramisgurnus dabryanus chromosome 21, PD_genome_1.1, whole genome shotgun sequence genomic region, the following are encoded:
- the aurkaip1 gene encoding small ribosomal subunit protein mS38, which yields MFLSRVVSQLNQLSRASGLLQKQSQALCSAVQHCHSIQFKAFHSTNKRLTSAADNKYPPKLLTHLEPELEEVLVPRKLSVSPLETWLSLRYSLPPFLEASPPLEEGEIISESMMLPPCAVPVLEDGESSTPLHCKNVLEIRRRKMNRHKYRKLLKRTKFLRRRVKDGRRRRKQAEFERDLIRIARRAGLKKTPEGWTIPKVFVKLSQSKRD from the exons ATGTTTCTCTCAAGGGTGGTTTCACAGCTAAACCAGCTTTCCAGGGCATCTG GTTTGCTGCAGAAGCAAAGCCAGGCGTTATGCAGTGCTGTACAACACTGTCATTCTATCCAATTCAAAGCTTTTCACTCAACAAACAAACGCCTCACATCAGCTGCTGACAACAAGTATCCACCAAAATTATTGACACATCTTGAGCCAGAGTTAGAGGAGGTCCTTGTGCCCCGTAAACTGTCAGTTTCTCCTCTGGAAACCTGGCTTTCCCTGCGCTATTCTCTCCCCCCTTTCCTGGAGGCTTCACCGCCTCTGGAAGAAGGTGAGATTATAAGTGAATCCATGATGCTGCCCCCGTGTGCTGTGCCAGTTCTGGAGGATGGAGAAAGCTCAACACCGCTACACTGCAAAAACGTGCTGGAGATCAGACGCAGAAAGATGAACAGGCACAAATACAGGAAGCTGCTAAAACGGACCAAGTTCCTGAGGAGAAGGGTAAAGGATGGACGGAGGAGGAGAAAGCAG GCTGAGTTTGAGAGAGATCTCATCCGAATTGCTAGACGAGCTGGACTGAAGAAAACCCCAGAAGGATGGACAATACCCAAAGTCTTTGTCAAACTGAGCCAGTCTAAAAGAGATTGA
- the slc25a33 gene encoding solute carrier family 25 member 33, which yields MAQKDTLLHLFAGGCGGTVGAIMTCPLEVLKTRLQSSGLTLRPVFQVQLGTVSGAGVIRPGTVTPGLLQVLKSILEKEGPRSLFRGLGPNLVGVAPSRAIYFAAYSKSKETFNGIFVPNSGVVHMSSAGFAAFVTNSLMNPIWMVKTRMQLEKKARGEKKMNALQCARYVYKTEGIRGFYRGLTASYAGISETMICFLIYETLKKHLAHSRFTTPTTDTEKRASDFLGLMLAAAFAKGCASCIAYPHEVIRTRLREEGSKYKYFFQTARLVAVEEGYAAFYRGLIPQLIRQIPNTAIVLSTYELIVHLLGDSSK from the exons ATGGCACAGAAAGACACTTTGTTACATCTCTTCGCAGGGGG ATGTGGTGGAACAGTGGGTGCTATCATGACCTGCCCCCTGGAGGTGTTAAAGACCAGACTACAGTCTTCAGGCCTCACCCTCAGACCTGTGTTTCAGGTCCAGCTGGGCACAGTCAGTGGTGCCGGTGTCATACGACCGGGAACCGTCACCCCCGGCCTGCTGCAGGTGTTAAA ATCAATACTAGAGAAAGAAGGACCAAGATCTCTATTCAGAGGACTGGGTCCAAATCTTGTTGGTGTTGCACCCTCAAG GGCCATCTATTTCGCTGCTTATTCAAAGTCAAAGGAGACTTTCAATGGCATCTTCGTGCCAAACAGTGGAGTGGTCCACATGTCCTCGGCGGGCTTTGCAG ctTTTGTCACAAACTCTCTGATGAATCCAATCTGGATGGTCAAAACAAGAATGCAGCTTGAGAAGAA GGCACGAGGGGAGAAGAAAATGAATGCATTGCAATGCGCGCGCTACGTGTACAAGACAGAAGGCATACGAGGTTTTTACCGGGGCTTGACGGCGTCGTACGCTGGCATCTCCGAGACCATGATATGTTTTCTCATTTACGAGACGCTGAAGAAGCACCTAGCACACAGCAGGTTTACTACGCCCACCACTGACACTGAAAAGAGAGCTTCGGATTTCCTGGGCCTGATGCTCGCTGCTGCCTTCGCCAAGGGCTGTGCGTCCTGCATAGCTTATCCACATG AGGTCATTCGGACACGACTACGAGAAGAGGGAAGCAAATACAAGTACTTCTTTCAGACGGCACGGCTCGTGGCAGTAGAGGAAGGCTACGCTGCTTTTTACAGAGGTCTCATTCCACAGCTCATCAGACAGATCCCCAACACGGCCATAGTGTTGTCTACCTATGAGCTCATAGTCCATCTGCTGGGTGATTCCTCCAAATGA